One window from the genome of Nicotiana tomentosiformis chromosome 5, ASM39032v3, whole genome shotgun sequence encodes:
- the LOC104109196 gene encoding ethylene-responsive transcription factor RAP2-13-like, whose translation MAAAIDIYSNNSSYFSDPLSEELMKALEPFMKGASCSSSVSPSLSPSSSSPSTSSSCFYPFGEPNLYTDFCTIPSLSFNHMGLVAETGSIGLNHLTPSQIFQIQAQIQFQNQQQQQQQQLLLQQQQSLGLLPSTPTYSKNLNSMNYLGLKPVPMKQTGGAVQKPTKLYRGVRQRHWGKWVAEIRLPKNRTRLWLGTFDTAEEAALAYDKAAYKLRGEFARLNFPHLRHQLNNELSDFKPLHSSVDAKLQAICQNLANPKNPTNSDDLSSNNNTVSKPRKSRKAAAKVDSGSVQDCPENVNVKIEATSSSSPAPSEESSLSVVTSSPESDITFLDFIEPSFDESEDFFLPKYPSVEIDWAAL comes from the coding sequence ATGGCGGCAGCTATAGACATATACAGTAATAATAGTTCATATTTTTCAGATCCTTTAAGTGAAGAACTAATGAAAGCACTTGAACCTTTTATGAAAGGTGCTTCTTGTTCGTCTTCTGTTTCTCCTTCTCTTTCTCCATCATCTTCTTCACCTTCAACATCTTCTTCTTGTTTCTATCCTTTTGGTGAACCCAATTTGTATACTGATTTCTGCACAATCCCATCTTTGAGTTTTAACCATATGGGCCTTGTAGCTGAAACAGGTTCAATTGGGCTCAACCATCTTACCCCTTCTCAGATCTTCCAAATCCAAGCCCAGATCCAATTCcaaaaccaacaacaacaacaacaacaacaacttttactacaacaacaacagagCTTAGGTTTATTACCATCGACTCCAACATATTCTAAGAATTTGAATTCTATGAACTATCTTGGTCTAAAACCAGTCCCAATGAAGCAAACTGGTGGTGCTGTACAGAAGCCTACTAAGCTTTATAGGGGAGTGAGACAACGTCATTGGGGTAAATGGGTAGCTGAAATTAGACTTCCTAAGAATAGAACTAGGCTTTGGCTTGGCACTTTTGATACAGCTGAAGAAGCTGCTTTGGCTTATGACAAAGCTGCTTATAAGCTAAGAGGAGAGTTTGCTAGGCTTAATTTTCCACATCTAAGGCATCAATTAAACAACGAATTATCTGATTTTAAGCCTTTGCATTCCTCTGTTGATGCTAAACTTCAAGCCATTTGCCAAAACCTAGCTAATCCCAAGAATCCCACCAATTCTGATGACTTGTCTTCTAATAATAATACTGTTTCTAAGCCAAGAAAGTCCAGAAAAGCAGCAGCTAAAGTGGATTCAGGTTCAGTTCAAGATTGTCCAGAAAATGTTAATGTCAAGATTGAGGCCACATCATCGTCATCACCTGCTCCATCTGAGGAATCATCATTATCAGTAGTGACATCATCGCCTGAGTCTGATATTACTTTCCTGGATTTCATTGAGCCTTCATTTGATGAATCAGAAGACTTTTTTTTACCAAAGTATCCATCAGTGGAGATTGATTGGGCAGCTCTTTGA